The following proteins are co-located in the Parafrankia discariae genome:
- a CDS encoding pentapeptide repeat-containing protein: MDGATLPDAWLVGATLTDARLIGADLSRARLVGADLTRARLTGATLTDAHLVGATLTHAGLTDARLDGADLTDA; the protein is encoded by the coding sequence CTGGACGGCGCGACCCTGCCCGACGCCTGGCTCGTCGGCGCGACCCTCACCGACGCCCGGCTGATCGGGGCGGATCTCAGCCGCGCCCGGCTGGTCGGCGCGGACCTCACCCGCGCCCGGCTCACCGGCGCGACCCTCACCGACGCCCACCTGGTCGGGGCGACCCTGACCCACGCGGGCCTCACCGACGCCCGGCTGGACGGCGCGGACCTCACCGACGCCC
- a CDS encoding pentapeptide repeat-containing protein has translation MADSGGSRRQTSRRWLWIIAGVAAAGAVCAVLGVWHLPERMYPGSYEEVGEARAALQGGLLTAAAALTAVAGGLIALDETRQANAETRRANTEISQANKNTHVRELYATAIELLGARTIDSRLGGIYALERVAVDSPADQRTVVEVLSAFVRVHSTDPVPPPNPPDPSSPIRPTVDVHAAITVLARLPVRAKVPRADLTGAWLVGANLTRAWTVGATLTGTQLDGTDLTRAWTVGAALTGAWLVGADLALARAWLDGATPPTPGSSGRTSPSPAPGWTARPCPTPGSSARPSPTPG, from the coding sequence ATGGCTGACAGCGGAGGATCGCGCCGACAGACCAGCCGACGCTGGCTGTGGATCATCGCCGGGGTCGCCGCGGCCGGCGCGGTGTGCGCGGTACTGGGGGTCTGGCACCTGCCGGAACGGATGTACCCGGGCAGCTACGAGGAGGTCGGTGAAGCCCGGGCCGCGTTACAGGGTGGCCTGCTGACTGCCGCCGCGGCGCTGACAGCGGTGGCCGGCGGTCTGATCGCCCTGGACGAGACCCGACAGGCCAACGCCGAGACCCGGCGGGCCAACACCGAGATAAGCCAGGCGAACAAGAACACCCACGTGCGGGAGCTGTACGCGACCGCGATCGAGCTCCTGGGAGCGCGCACGATCGACAGCCGACTCGGTGGGATCTACGCCCTGGAACGAGTCGCGGTCGACTCGCCAGCGGATCAGCGCACCGTGGTGGAAGTCCTCTCGGCCTTCGTACGCGTCCACAGCACCGACCCCGTGCCGCCTCCCAACCCGCCCGATCCCAGCTCCCCGATCCGGCCCACCGTCGACGTCCACGCCGCGATCACCGTCCTGGCCCGCCTTCCCGTCCGCGCCAAGGTGCCCCGCGCCGACCTCACCGGCGCCTGGCTGGTCGGGGCGAACCTCACCCGCGCCTGGACAGTCGGGGCAACACTGACCGGCACCCAGCTGGACGGGACCGACCTCACCCGCGCCTGGACGGTCGGGGCGGCCCTGACCGGCGCCTGGCTCGTCGGGGCGGACCTCGCCCTCGCCCGCGCCTGGCTGGACGGCGCGACCCCGCCGACGCCTGGCTCGTCGGGGCGGACCTCGCCCTCGCCCGCGCCTGGCTGGACGGCGCGACCCTGCCCGACGCCTGGCTCGTCGGCGCGACCCTCACCGACGCCCGGCTGA